The proteins below come from a single Triticum aestivum cultivar Chinese Spring chromosome 5D, IWGSC CS RefSeq v2.1, whole genome shotgun sequence genomic window:
- the LOC123125002 gene encoding uncharacterized protein translates to MSVEILDGRTVQSFVEDEGAFNASVDGRFAALDADHDGRLCYSEMAGEIMSLRVLEKHFGVDDAGAVGPDELAKLYRVLFARFDRDGDGGVDREEFRAEMKEVMLAVANGLGFMPVQMVVEEGSFLKVAVDRELARAA, encoded by the coding sequence ATGAGCGTGGAGATCCTGGACGGGAGGACGGTGCAGAGCTTCGTGGAGGACGAGGGCGCCTTCAACGCCTCCGTCGATGGACGCTTCGCGGCCCTCGACGCCGACCACGACGGCCGGCTCTGCTACAGCGAGATGGCCGGGGAGATCATGAGCCTCCGTGTCCTCGAGAAGCACTTCGGTGTCGACGACGCCGGCGCCGTTGGTCCCGACGAGCTCGCAAAGCTCTACCGCGTTCTGTTCGCGCGCTTCGaccgcgacggcgacggcggggtggACCGGGAAGAGTTCCGGGCGGAGATGAAGGAGGTCATGCTCGCCGTGGCCAACGGGCTCGGCTTCATGCCGGTGCAGATGGTGGTCGAGGAGGGGAGCTTTCTCAAGGTGGCCGTGGACCGGGAGCTGGCCAGAGCTGCCTGA